A genomic region of Xiphophorus couchianus chromosome 9, X_couchianus-1.0, whole genome shotgun sequence contains the following coding sequences:
- the bsg gene encoding basigin isoform X1: MKLLWALAALLLCCWRADASTGPQINVEPSEVSNQTSAILTCNLTDSTLSSKGSYWTHNDKPIEKSRSSSSNYASYNLEKITYHQSGRYECVFETDPLVKRVIEVKTLPYVGAYKHSEHGNENDKSVLTCVAHGHPLPTDWMWYKEEGSELKAIVNGTQRYEIKSTPNKTMLTIEDLNIESDGGYYFCSGNNELGQNKDKIFLRVRSRLAALWPFLGIVAEVIILVTVIFIYEKRRKPDDVTDDDDSGAAPLKSNSTANHKEKNVRQRNAN, from the exons ATGAAGTTGCTGTGGGCTCTCGCTGCCCTACTTTTGTGCTGTTGGCGAGCCGACGCGTCCACAG GCCCACAAATCAATGTTGAACCTTCTGAGGTCAGCAACCAAACCTCTGCCATTCTCACCTGCAACTTAACGGATTCCACCCTTTCCAGTAAGGGTTCCTACTGGACACACAATGATAAACCCATTGAAAAGTCAAGGTCCTCTTCTTCTAACTATGCTTCATACAA TTTGGAGAAGATCACCTATCATCAGTCTGGACGCtatgaatgtgtgtttgagACTGACCCACTAGTGAAGCGGGTCATTGAGGTGAAAA caCTTCCTTATGTTGGAGCCTATAAGCACTCGGAGCACGGTAATGAGAATGACAAAAGTGTGCTCACTTGTGTTGCTCATGGTCACCCCCTTCCCACTGATTGGATGTGGTATAAAGAGGAGGGCAGCGAACTAAAG GCTATTGTTAATGGCACTCAGAGATATGAGATCAAGAGCACCCCTAACAAGACCATGCTGACCATTGAAGACCTGAACATTGAGTCTGACGGTGGATACTACTTCTGCTCTGGAAACAATGAACTTGGCCAAAACAAGGACAAGATCTTTCTCCGTGTCCGGAGTCGCCTGGCTGCTCTCTGGCCCTTCCTGGGCATTGTGGCCGAGGTCATCATCCTTGTGACGGTCATCTTCATCTATGAAAAGAGGAGAAAGCCCGATGACGTCACTGATG ACGATGACTCAGGAGCTGCTCCTCT GAAGAGCAATTCTACTGCAAACCACAAGGAGAAGAATGTGAGGCAAAGAAATGCAAACTAA
- the LOC114150662 gene encoding E3 ubiquitin-protein ligase RNF126-like, producing the protein MAEAPPCTSRFFCHRCSLEISPRLPEYMCPQCESGFIEELLEERRADNGSMSTMSSGPQNQQPLENMDQQLSMFPSGFGQFSVSVFDDTFDLGPGLGTEDNQDAENQSERDMSSRQRYGARQSRSRHGSRRQAGRHDGAPTLEGIIQQLVNGIIGPPANIGVGAWGVLHSNPMDYAWGANGLDAIITQLLNQFENSGPPPADSDKIKSLPTVEITDEHVASGLECSVCKEDYSVGENVRQLPCNHMFHNDCIVPWLEQHDTCPVCRTSLTGLNTATNPPELSEMNFTSSPSSSSSSSSSSSTSSSPPSSDSTSNESSTDNS; encoded by the exons ATGGCTGAAGCTCCTCCATGCACCAGCCGGTTCTTCTGTCACAGATGCTCACTGGAGATTAGTCCTCGGCTTCCC GAATACATGTGTCCACAATGTGAGTCTGGATTTATTGAGGAGCTGCTGGAAGAGAGAAG AGCGGACAATGGGTCCATGTCCACCATGTCCAGCGGACCCCAGAACCAACAACCATTGGAG aataTGGACCAGCAGTTATCTATGTTCCCCTCCGGCTTTGGTCAGTTTTCCGTTAGCGTCTTTGATGACACCTTTGACCTTGGGCCTGGACTAGGGACAGAGGACAATCAGGATGCTGAAAACCAGTCAGAAAGGGACATGTCATCTCGGCAGCGATACGGTGCCAGGCAGAGTAGAAGTCGTCATGGTTCAAGACGGCAAGCAGGAAGGCACGACGGAGCTCCAACTTTAGAAGG tATCATCCAACAACTTGTGAATGGAATAATTGGACCTCCTGCAAATATTGGTGTTGGGGCCTG GGGGGTTCTCCACTCCAATCCAATGGACTATGCTTGGGGTGCTAATGGACTTGATGCTATTATAACACAG ttATTAAACCAGTTTGAGAACTCAGGTCCACCGCCTGCTGacagtgacaaaataaaaagtcttcCTACAGTGGAAATTACCGATGAGCATGTTG CTTCAGGACTGGAATGTTCTGTGTGTAAAGAAGATTACAGTGTTGGAGAAAATGTGCGACAGCTCCCGTGCAATCACATGTTTCACAATGATTGCATAGTCCCCTGGCTGGAACAG cacGACACTTGTCCAGTATGCAGGACGAGCTTGACTGGACTGAACACGGCAACAAACCCTCCAGAACTCTCAGAGATGAATTTTACATCCTCCCCTTCTTCCTCGTCCTCAtcgtcgtcctcctcctccacctcttcttcCCCTCCGTCCTCAGATTCCACCAGCAACGAGAGCTCCACTGATAACTCGTAG
- the bsg gene encoding basigin isoform X2: protein MKLLWALAALLLCCWRADASTAGFIKSPLSQIKLINDSAELHCEVVGNPIPEVQWWFVEGEESNETLTQLFDGARNERVRINATYIAHAASTIHLLSLTLDDTGTYECRASNDPDRNDLKKTPKIKWIRSQANIIAIESPQINVEPSEVSNQTSAILTCNLTDSTLSSKGSYWTHNDKPIEKSRSSSSNYASYNLEKITYHQSGRYECVFETDPLVKRVIEVKTLPYVGAYKHSEHGNENDKSVLTCVAHGHPLPTDWMWYKEEGSELKAIVNGTQRYEIKSTPNKTMLTIEDLNIESDGGYYFCSGNNELGQNKDKIFLRVRSRLAALWPFLGIVAEVIILVTVIFIYEKRRKPDDVTDDDDSGAAPLKSNSTANHKEKNVRQRNAN, encoded by the exons ATGAAGTTGCTGTGGGCTCTCGCTGCCCTACTTTTGTGCTGTTGGCGAGCCGACGCGTCCACAG CGGGTTTTATAAAATCCCCCCTCTCTCAGATCAAACTAATCAACGACAGTGCGGAGCTGCACTGTGAGGTAGTAGGGAACCCCATTCCTGAGGTGCAGTGGTGGTTTGTAGAAGGCGAGGAGTCCAATGAGACGCTCACCCAGCTGTTCGATGGGGCACGAAATGAGCGCGTCAGAATAAATGCCACATACATAGCTCACGCCGCCAGCACCATTCACCTCCTCAGCCTCACTCTTGACGACACGGGCACATACGAGTGCCGCGCTTCCAACGACCCCGACCGCAATGATCTGAAGAAGACGCCCAAAATCAAGTGGATCCGCTCGCAGGCAAACATTATTGCAATCGAAA GCCCACAAATCAATGTTGAACCTTCTGAGGTCAGCAACCAAACCTCTGCCATTCTCACCTGCAACTTAACGGATTCCACCCTTTCCAGTAAGGGTTCCTACTGGACACACAATGATAAACCCATTGAAAAGTCAAGGTCCTCTTCTTCTAACTATGCTTCATACAA TTTGGAGAAGATCACCTATCATCAGTCTGGACGCtatgaatgtgtgtttgagACTGACCCACTAGTGAAGCGGGTCATTGAGGTGAAAA caCTTCCTTATGTTGGAGCCTATAAGCACTCGGAGCACGGTAATGAGAATGACAAAAGTGTGCTCACTTGTGTTGCTCATGGTCACCCCCTTCCCACTGATTGGATGTGGTATAAAGAGGAGGGCAGCGAACTAAAG GCTATTGTTAATGGCACTCAGAGATATGAGATCAAGAGCACCCCTAACAAGACCATGCTGACCATTGAAGACCTGAACATTGAGTCTGACGGTGGATACTACTTCTGCTCTGGAAACAATGAACTTGGCCAAAACAAGGACAAGATCTTTCTCCGTGTCCGGAGTCGCCTGGCTGCTCTCTGGCCCTTCCTGGGCATTGTGGCCGAGGTCATCATCCTTGTGACGGTCATCTTCATCTATGAAAAGAGGAGAAAGCCCGATGACGTCACTGATG ACGATGACTCAGGAGCTGCTCCTCT GAAGAGCAATTCTACTGCAAACCACAAGGAGAAGAATGTGAGGCAAAGAAATGCAAACTAA